A single region of the Silene latifolia isolate original U9 population chromosome 8, ASM4854445v1, whole genome shotgun sequence genome encodes:
- the LOC141595616 gene encoding protein FAR1-RELATED SEQUENCE 1-like — MPKKVGRAICNDTEFMTDINAVVWDVDLEPEEFEQNWKTVIEAHGMQSNRWLKYVFAIRQKWIPAYFRDLPLGCLLRTTQISESSNNYFKRFESHFGTLVEFWMRYNSAIEQQKHSQRRLDTANEHSMLDKVGPMKVEMHASLVYTHPIFADFQNEVKHAICSMGVGDLTTVGTVEYHDVRDGLKHRDFRVEFNTKTNESKCACKLFERYDIVCRHILWVWNGRQVIEDIDEADIKKAEMSKFGENITGPIELKTKNQEIEALLGITASNDIELRPPNKAKNKDSGKRLRSSKEKAKSKPQKRKRRYGNCKKWVNHNSRTCNLSFAESPPSDDDDEEESETEEKRMSDVTDDNRRSPTREKINEAKRKIESLSIELIETRTNVEASENREEALIREVDNVRAQLKVAELQNEHR; from the exons ATGCCTAAGAAGGTGGGAAGGGCAATCTGCAATGACACGGAATTTATGACCGACATAAATGCCGTTGTTTGGGATGTCGACCTCGAGCCAGAAGAATTTGAACAGAACTGGAAAACTGTTATTGAAGCCCATGGTATGCAAAGCAACCGGTGGTTGAAGTATGTATTTGCAATAAGACAAAAGTGGATACCGGCTTACTTTCGGGATCTGCCTCTAGGTTGTTTGCTGCGGACAACCCAGATATCCGAAAGTTCAAACAACTATTTCAAGCGGTTTGAAAGCCACTTTGGAACCCTTGTCGAGTTCTGGATGAGGTACAATTCCGCAATAGAACAACAAAAGCATTCACAAAGGAGGTTGGACACTGCCAACGAGCATAGTATGCTCGACAAAGTAGGGCCGATGAAGGTAGAGATGCATGCCTCACTTGTCTACACACATCCTATCTTTGCAGACTTTCAGAACGAAGTCAAACATGCGATATGCAGCATGGGGGTCGGGGATTTGACAACAGTAGGGACAGTGGAGTACCATGACGTTCGTGATGGACTGAAGCACAGAGACTTCCGAGTGGAATTTAACACCAAAACTAACGAGAGCAAATGTGCATGTAAGCTGTTTGAGAGGTATGACATTGTCTGTCGGCATATACTGtgggtgtggaatggtaggcAG gtgATAGAAGACATTGATGAAGCTGACATCAAGAAAGCtgagatgtcaaag TTCGGGGAGAACATCACAGGACCAATTGAACTGAAAACTAAAAACCAGGAAATCGAGGCTCTTCTTGGCATCACAGCTTCAAATGATATTGAACTTCGACCCccaaacaaggccaagaataaggATAGTGGTAAAAGATTGAGGTCGTCGAAAGAAAAAGCGAAGAGCAAGCCACAAAAGAGGAAGCGAAGATACGGTAACTGCAAGAAGTGGGTGAACCACAACAGTAGAACTTGTAATCTTTCATTTGCTGAAAGTCCCCCttctgatgacgatgatgaagaagaatcagAAACTGAAGAG AAAAG AATGAGTGACGTAACTGACGATAACCGAAGGTCCCCGACAAGGGAGAAAATTAATGAAGCGAAACGGAAGATAGAGTCCCTTTCGATAGAGTTGATCGAGACAAGGACAAATGTAGAGGCATCAGAAAAccgtgaagaggccttaataaGAGAGGTCGACAATGTTAGGGCACAGTTGAAGGTTGCTGAACTTCAAAATGAAC atcgttaa
- the LOC141595617 gene encoding uncharacterized protein LOC141595617 — translation MGASPDYPLAPPSFNDPQHDHNMNLSMLYYSFFVVATAGVLLAIYHCLIINWCTRSSWQGSEDPVNAPVSSVQGFECRKVVQLESTTFEYKKGGDSVSGNGECVVCLSAYEEGEEMRSNVHPTSDFSFTSGSQVV, via the exons ATGGGTGCTTCCCCTGATTACCCGTTGGCGCCTCCGTCATTTAACGACCCGCAACATGATCATAACATGAATTTAAGCATGCTGTACTATAGTTTCTTCGTGGTAGCGACAGCAGGTGTTCTCCTTGCAATATACCATTGTTTGATAATCAATTGGTGCACGCGGTCCTCGTGGCAGGGGAGTGAAGACCCTGTGAATGCACCAGTGTCGTCAGTTCAGGGTTTTGAATGTCGAAAAGTTGTACAATTGGAGTCTACCACTTTCGAGTATAAGAAGGGCGGTGACAGTGTTAGTGGGAACGGAGAGTGTGTCGTTTGTTTGTCGGCCTACGAAGAGGGAGAAGAG ATGAGATCCAATGTACATCCAACTTCTGATTTTTCATTCACTTCTGGATCGCAAGTGGTCTGA